One window of Calonectris borealis chromosome 28, bCalBor7.hap1.2, whole genome shotgun sequence genomic DNA carries:
- the SBNO2 gene encoding protein strawberry notch homolog 2 isoform X3: MPSAHPAMDGGKNYPQHEHQQSGNALYSIPGLRSQLAVPAMENSMLAADSWSSCYPASFPTSSFPSENQQYFNSPHDFYMNSISRPHFLDTNYASVDPTDFLPKNGDFPQDSSYLDELSNNNSLFSSPADSLSDIADPKDFLPADSLNHVPTLWDVNTPQQNQIELFSPSRSFPGLNSSNDHVPAVPNTPLLISYQSQAPAEEEDEGEEEETEELGQTETYSEYIPSKSKIGKHHPDLVVETSTLSSVPPPDITYSLSLPCSVADKGSLSALQLEAIIYACQQHEVLLPNGQRAGFLIGDGAGVGKGRTVAGIIFENYLKGRKKALWFSVSNDLKYDAERDLKDIEASHIPVHALNKIKYGDTATSEGVLFATYSALIGESQAGGQHRTRLKQILDWCRENFDGVIVFDECHKAKNASSTKMGKAVLDLQNKLPRARVVYASATGASEPKNMIYMSRLGIWGEGTPFRAFEEFLHAIEKRGVGAMEIVAMDMKVSGMYIARQLSFTGVTFRIEEIPLDQQYKIVYDKAAKLWAEALMVFQQAADWIGLESRKSLWGQFWSAHQRFFKYLCIAAKVRRLVELAKEELAKDKCIVIGLQSTGEARTREVLDENDGHLNCFVSAAEGVFLSLIQKHFPSTKRKREKGTGIKRKRKQRGRCAKALKGVCDPAGVIKISDDSSTDSDMGLDSDFNSSPESVFETDDVIFVEHTYNGFAAEDRNNFHVLPSQKEMHGLRELEHVEKMKQDLLAKVKALGKELPLNTLDELINHFGGPEHVAEMTGRKGRVVCRPDGSVMFESRAEQGLSIDHVNLKEKERFMKGEKLVAIISEASSSGISLQADRRVKNQKRRVHMTLELPWSADRAIQQFGRTHRSNQVSAPEYVFLISELAGERRFASIVAKRLESLGALTHGDRRATESRDLSKYNFENKYGAKALDRVLSTILNHTENRVPVPKSYDRGEAAFFHEMKQGLISVGICCNQMKYGTVSVEKDCSITKFLNRILGLEVDKQNMLFQYFSDTFDYLIEKDKKEGKYDMGILDLAPGVDEIYEESKEVFLTPGHPQDGQVVFYKISVDRGLKWEEAYEKSLKLTGSFDGFYLSYKMRGCKHTCLLAEQSRGKNFILYKPNIGKQSQPESLDSLQKKYRRVLPEEAKEHWESSYHFSLKKCNHAAWNRSCKLIQEGKECFQGMRLRHYYMLCGALLRVWSKIASIMADITNTSYLQIVRLKTKEKKKQVDPRELCP, translated from the exons GATTCTTCATACCTCGATGAGCTCTCCAACAACAACTCCCTCTTCTCATCCCCTGCGGATTCCCTCTCTGACATTGCGGATCCCAAGGACTTCTTGCCTGCCGATAGTCTGAACCACGTGCCAACACTATGGGATGTAAACACGCCGCAGCAGAACCAAATAGAG CTGTTCTCACCCAGCAGATCGTTCCCTGGCTTAAACAGTTCGAATGACCACGTTCCTGCTGTCCCCAACACCCCGCTCCTCATAAGCTACCAG tctcaggctcctgcagaggaggaggatgaaggtgaggaggaagaaacagaagagttgGGGCAAACTGAGACCTATTCAGAATATATACCTTCAAAGT CCAAGATTGGGAAGCACCACCCTGACCTCGTGGTTGAAACGAGCACTCTCTCCAGCGTCCCCCCACCCGACATCACCTACAGCCTTTCCCTGCCGTGCTCCGTTGCCGACAAAGGGTCACTCTCTGCACTACAGCTGGAAGCAATCATTTATGCCTGCCAG CAACATGAAGTTTTATTACCCAATGGGCAGCGAGCTGGGTTCCTCATTGGGGACGGTGCTGGAGTTGGAAAGGGCAGGACAGTTGCGGGCATCATCTTTGAAAATTAtcttaaagggaggaaaaaagctctgtg GTTCAGCGTCTCCAATGATCTCAAGTATGACGCTGAGAGAGACCTGAAGGACATTGAAGCCTCCCACATTCCTGTGCATGCTTTGAATAAG ATTAAATATGGTGACACAGCTACCTCAGAAGGAGTCCTCTTTGCCACTTATTCTGCGCTGATTGGTGAAAGCCAGGCAGGCGGGCAGCACAGGACACGCTTAAAACAGATTTTGGACTGGTGCAGGGAAAATTTTGATGGAGTc ATTGTGTTTGATGAATGCCACAAAGCCAAAAATGCCAGCTCTACTAAAATGGGCAAAGCAGTCCTGGACCTTCAGAACAAACTGCCTCGAGCAAGGGTTGTTTATGCCAGTGCCACAG GTGCCTCTGAGCCAAAAAACATGATTTACATGAGCCGcctggggatttggggggagggcACCCCTTTCAGAGCATTTGAGGAGTTCCTGCATGCAATTGAAAAGAG GGGAGTTGGTGCAATGGAGATCGTGGCGATGGACATGAAGGTCAGTGGAATGTACATTGCCAGGCAGCTCAGTTTCACTGGAGTGACCTTCAGAATCGAGGAGATCCCGCTGGATCAGCAGTACAAGATTGTCTACGACAAGGCAGCGAAGTTG TGGGCAGAGGCCTTGATGGTGTTCCAGCAGGCAGCCGACTGGATCGGCTTGGAGTCTCGGAAATCCTTGTGGGGTCAGTTCTGGTCAGCTCACCAGCGCTTCTTCAAGTATCTCTGCATCGCTGCTAAAGTCCGGCGACTCGTTGAGCTTGCCAAGGAAGAGCTGGCGAAGGATAAG TGTATCGTCATCGGCCTGCAGTCCACCGGGGAGGCTCGCACCAGAGAAGTCCTGGATGAGAACGATGGGCATctaaattgttttgtttctgctgcagA AGGCGTCTTTCTATCACTAATTCAGAAGCACTTTCCTTCaaccaaaagaaagagagaaaaaggaactgGCATTAAAAGAAAAC ggaagcagaggggcCGCTGTGCCAAGGCTCTGAAGGGCGTGTGTGACCCCGCGGGTGTGATCAAGATCAGCGATGACAGCAGCACTGACTCCGACATGGGGCTCGACAGTGACTTCAACTCCTCCCCGGAGTCCGTGTTTGAGACGGACGATGTCATCTTCGTTGAGCACACCTACAACGGCTTCGCGGCTGAGGACAGAA ATAATTTTCACGTGCTGCCTTCCCAGAAAGAGATGCATGGCCTGAGAGAACTCGAACACGTGGAAAAGATGAAGCAGGACCTCCTAGCAAAAGTAAAAGCACTGGGCAAAGAGCTACCTCTCAATACCTTGGATGAACTGATCAATCACTTTGGGGGCCCGGAGCACGTGGCTGAG ATGACGGGGAGGAAGGGCCGGGTAGTTTGCAGACCGGATGGCTCCGTCATGTTCGAGTCTCGTGCAGAGCAAGGCCTCTCTATAGACCACGTCAACCTGAAGGAGAAGGAGCGTTTTATGAAAGGGGAAAAG CTTGTAGCAATAATCTCCGAGGCCTCCAGCTCAGGTATCTCTCTCCAAGCAGACAGACGGGTGAAAAACCAGAAGCGCCGGGTCCACATGACGCTGGAGTTGCCCTGGAGCGCAGACCGGGCCATACAGCAGTTTG GTCGAACACACCGATCGAACCAGGTTTCTGCTCCAGAGTATGTCTTCCTTATCTCTgagctggcaggggagaggaggttTGCATCCATCGTGGCAAAACGTCTGGAGAGCCTA GGTGCCTTAACTCATGGAGACCGACGGGCCACTGAATCCCGAGACCTCAGCAAGTACAACTTTGAGAATAAG TACGGGGCTAAAGCACTAGACAGAGTTCTCTCCACTATCCTCAACCACACGGAGAACAGAGTTCCTGTGCCCAAGAGCTATGACAGAGGGGAGGCTGCGTTTTTCCACG AAATGAAGCAAGGTCTCATCTCCGTGGGGATCTGCTGCAATCAGATGAAGTATGGCACCGTCTCAGTGGAGAAGG ACTGCTCCATCACCAAGTTCCTGAACCGCATCCTGGGTCTGGAGGTGGACAAGCAGAACATGCTCTTCCAGTATTTTTCTGACACCTTTGACTATCTGATTGAAAAGGACAAGAAAGAGGGCAAATACGACATGGGCATCCTAG ATTTAGCCCCAGGAGTGGATGAGATCTATGAGGAGAGCAAGGAGGTCTTCCTGACCCCTGGGCACCCGCAGGATGGGCAGGTCGTGTTTTATAAG ATCAGTGTCGACAGAGGCTTAAAGTGGGAGGAAGCTTATGAGAAGTCACTCAAACTGACAGGATCCTTCGATGGGTTCTACCTCTCCTACAAG ATGCGAGGCTGCAAACACACGTgtctgctggcagagcagagccGCGGGAAGAACTTCATCCTCTACAAGCCAAATATTGGGAAGCAAAGCCAGCCTGAGAGCCTGGACAGTCTGCAGAAGAAGTACCGGCGG GTGCTGCCCGAGGAAGCCAAGGAGCACTGGGAGAGCAGTTACCACTTCTCCTTGAAGAAGTGTAACCATGCCGCCTG GAACAGGAGCTGCAAGCTGATCCAGGAGGGGAAGGAGTGCTTCCAGGGCATGCGCCTGCGTCACTACTACATGCTCTGTGGGGCCCTGCTGCGCGTCTGGAGCAAGATCGCCAGCATCATGGCAGACATCACCAACACCAGCTACCTGCAGATTGTCCGCCTCAAGACCaaggagaagaagaaacaagTCG ATCCCCGAGAGCTGTGTCCGTAA